The Rhizobium rhizogenes sequence TTTCCGGCTTCAACCCGATGCAGGTTCCTTCGATGGACAATGGCTTCGCCGTGATCACCAAGGCCAATGCCGCTTCCTTCGATCTCAACGAATATATGAAGGGACGCTGACGCGCCGCTGTGGAACCGGCGAGGGTTGTGCCTCGCCGGCCACGAGGAAGAAGCAGGTTCGGGAGGAGCGTTATGGGCGAGGTTGTCCTCAACATGACGAATGTTCACAAGGCGTTCGGTCCCGTGCGGGCGTTGCGCGATGCCGCGCTCGAACTGCGGCGCGGCGAGATTCACGCACTGGCGGGTGAAAACGGTGCCGGCAAGTCGACGTTGATGCATATCATCGATGGCATTCTGCAGCCGGATGGCGGGGAGATCCTGCTTGATGGCAAGCCGGTCCGCATATCGTCGCCCAATGCGGCGAACCGGCTCGGCATTGGTTTTGTCCATCAGGAGATTGCGCTTTGCCCGGAAATCTCGGTCGCTGAAAACATGTTCATGTCGGAGACCGGCCGGAGCCGTTCCTTGTTCATGAATTATCGCGGCCTCGAAAAGCGGGCGGCAGCCATTCTGCGGGAAATCGGCGATATCGACCCCGCCAGCCGCGCCGGCGATCTGTCGATTTCGCAGCAGCAGATCGTCGAGATCGCCAAGGCACTGACGCTGGACTGCCGTATCCTGATCCTCGATGAGCCGACGGCGGCCTTGACTGAAACCGAAGCCCAGACCCTTTTCAGGATCATGCACCGGCTGGCGGAACGGGGCATTGCCATCATCTATATCTCGCACCGCATGGCGGAGATTTTCGAGCATTGCGACCGGATCACTGTCATGCGTGACGGCTGCCACATCAGGACGGCGAATATCGCGGAAATCTCTCCGGAGGAGGTCGTCAACAGCATGGTGGGGCGCGTTCTCGACAAGCTCTATCCGCCGAAACTCTCGGACGATGAAAAATCTGATGACGTCATTCTCTCGGTTCGCGGGCTGAACGAAGGAAAGCGCGTTTTCGATGTCGATTTCGATCTGCGACGCGGCGAAATCCTCGGTCTCGCCGGCCTGATCGGCGCGGGCCGAAGTGAAATCGCCCGGGCAGTCTGCCGATTGGAAGGGAAACCGAAAGGCGAGGTTACGCTGCGCGGCCGAACGCTAAGGCTCAGGGATTATCGCGACAGCATCCGGCAGGGGCTGGTTTATCTTTCCGAAGACCGCAAGGGAGACGGGTTGTTCCTCAATATGTCCATCGCCGCCAATGTCTCGGCGCTCGATGTCGGCAGGATATCGAACGGCATGGGTTTCATCGAGCGACGCAGGGAAATGAAGCGTGCCGATGAGCTCGGCAAGCGGCTGAAATTGCGGGCGAACAGCGTTGGCGATGCCGTATCGACCTTAAGCGGCGGCAATCAGCAGAAGGTGGCGTTGGCAAAGATGCTGTCGGTGGAACCCGAGGTCATCTTTCTTGATGAGCCGACACGCGGGGTGGATGTGGGCGCGAAGGCCGAAATCCACCGCCAGATCAGGGAGCTGGCGCGCGAGGGAGTCGGGGTCGTGGTCATATCTTCGGAACTGCCGGAGTTGATCGGCGTCAGCGACCGCGTGCTGGTCGTGCGTGAGGGGCGGATTACGGGTGAGGTCGAGGGCGACGACATGACGGAGGAAAAGATCATGCAGCTTGCATCGATCAATATTGTGCAGAGCCCGGCCGGGGCCTGAGGGAGCGGGAAATGGCTACATCGGAAACACCTTCAAGCCTCGCCGAAACGGCGGTCCGTCGCCCTGCCTGGTGGGAGCCGGCGCTCAAGGCGCGCGAAACCGGGCTGATCGTCATCATCCTCGCGCTTTTTGCGGTGATGTCCTTCATCTCTCCCTATTTTCTGACCGTGGACAATCTGCGGGCCATGGCCATGGTCTTCGCCATCGAAAGCATCGTCGTGGTCGGCATGACGATCCTGCTGATCTCTGGTGGCATCGATCTTTCCGTCGGCTCCGTCACGGCGCTTGCGATGGTGGCGGCCGGCTGGCTGTTCCTAAACGGTGTCGATCCCTGGGTTGCTGCGGGGCTGGCGATCTGCCTCACGACCCTGGTTGGCATGGCCATGGGATTTTTGACCACGATCATCGGTCTGCACCATTTCATCGTGTCGCTGGGCGTCATGGTGATTGCCCGCGGCGTCTGCCTGCTGGCGACGGGCGGACGGCCGCTCGGGCTCTACTCCCTGCCGCCGGAATTCAAGTTCATCGGTCAGGGCGCGCTTGGCGGCATTCCGCTGGTGCTGATCATTTTTGCGGTCGTGGTCGTTTCTTTCGATCTGCTGCTGCGGCGCACGACCGCTTTCCGCAAGGTGTTCTATACCGGCAGCAATCCGAAGGCCGCAGCCTATTCGGGCATCCGCGTCGGCCGGGTCGTTTTCGCCACCACCACGCTGTGTTCGATGCTGGCAGGCGTTGCGGGTGTGATCTATATGGCCCGCTTCGGTTCGGCCCAGCCGAGTTTCGGCATCGGCATGGAGCTTAACGTCATCGCGGCGGCGGTCATCGGCGGCGCGAGCCTCTCCGGCGGCTCGGGCACCATTCTGGGCGCGATCCTCGGGGCAATCCTGCTTTCGGTTGTTTCCAGCTCGCTTGCCTTGCTTAACGTGTCTGTCTACTGGCAGGACATCATCAGGGGCAGCATATTGCTGACTGCGGTTCTGTTCGACCACTATCTGGTCAGGCGTCGCCGCTGAGCGCCGCAGAACGGCCCGTGGGTAACTGGAGAAAGACGATCATGCTGGATATCAAGGACGATTTCGATCAACAGAGGCAGATATATTCCGTCCTGGTGCTGCATTTCATCGAGGGGGTGAAGCAGTCGGAAATCGCCGAGCGGCTCAATCTTTCCCACACCAAGGTGAACCGCATGATTGCCGCGGGCCGCAAGGCGGGCATGGTGAAGATCTCTATCGCCAGCCCCTATCAGCGGCT is a genomic window containing:
- a CDS encoding sugar ABC transporter ATP-binding protein, with the protein product MGEVVLNMTNVHKAFGPVRALRDAALELRRGEIHALAGENGAGKSTLMHIIDGILQPDGGEILLDGKPVRISSPNAANRLGIGFVHQEIALCPEISVAENMFMSETGRSRSLFMNYRGLEKRAAAILREIGDIDPASRAGDLSISQQQIVEIAKALTLDCRILILDEPTAALTETEAQTLFRIMHRLAERGIAIIYISHRMAEIFEHCDRITVMRDGCHIRTANIAEISPEEVVNSMVGRVLDKLYPPKLSDDEKSDDVILSVRGLNEGKRVFDVDFDLRRGEILGLAGLIGAGRSEIARAVCRLEGKPKGEVTLRGRTLRLRDYRDSIRQGLVYLSEDRKGDGLFLNMSIAANVSALDVGRISNGMGFIERRREMKRADELGKRLKLRANSVGDAVSTLSGGNQQKVALAKMLSVEPEVIFLDEPTRGVDVGAKAEIHRQIRELAREGVGVVVISSELPELIGVSDRVLVVREGRITGEVEGDDMTEEKIMQLASINIVQSPAGA
- a CDS encoding ABC transporter permease, yielding MATSETPSSLAETAVRRPAWWEPALKARETGLIVIILALFAVMSFISPYFLTVDNLRAMAMVFAIESIVVVGMTILLISGGIDLSVGSVTALAMVAAGWLFLNGVDPWVAAGLAICLTTLVGMAMGFLTTIIGLHHFIVSLGVMVIARGVCLLATGGRPLGLYSLPPEFKFIGQGALGGIPLVLIIFAVVVVSFDLLLRRTTAFRKVFYTGSNPKAAAYSGIRVGRVVFATTTLCSMLAGVAGVIYMARFGSAQPSFGIGMELNVIAAAVIGGASLSGGSGTILGAILGAILLSVVSSSLALLNVSVYWQDIIRGSILLTAVLFDHYLVRRRR